A stretch of DNA from Shewanella sediminis HAW-EB3:
ACAGCCGCCGGGCCGACATTGTTATCGGCGCTTCGGGTGAACTGCCAAGGGGATTGTTTCAAACCCATAAGATTGGCGAAGTAGCTTTTGTGTTTGCCGTTGCCCCGCATCATCCTTTGGCCTTTGTCGATGGTGTGCTCGACGCCGATCTGTTAACCCATTATCCCGCCGTCGTGGTGGCCGACACCTCACAGATATTACCCATTCGCGATAGTGGTGTGTTTAAGAGTAAACAGATGATCCGCGTCAATACCATGGAGGCTAAGCTCGCGGCTCAACTCCAAGGTTTGGGGATCGGCTTCCTGCCCCTGCATATGGCCAAACCCTACATTGATCGGGGTGAGTTAATTCAAAAGCCCTGCTCTATCCCCAGACAAAACCAAAGTTTGTATATCGCCTGGCATAAAGATCAGCAAGGCCGGGCGTTTGAATGGTTTATCGAACATCTGCCCAAAATGGATTGGGGGTTGTGAAACTGTTCGACGTCCCCTTCTGTTGTTCAATAATAAATGGGGTCGGGTTAAATTAAATTTTAGCCTTTCCCTGACCCCTTTATTAACTTATCAACCTATTATTATCTTAATGGTATCGTTAACCTACCCTTTCCAGCCCCTTAAAATTTAATATCCAAACCAAAGCTGAAGATAGTTTCTTCATCATTAATCGACCCGTTTGCTGCAAACTCACCAAACACTTCGGTTCGTGTGTATTGCCCCTTAAAATATACCGTAGCAGGGGAATTTAATATCGTACTGTTCATGCCCTGAGTCCAGCAAAGATCATACATCTCCATTTCCACGCCATCGAAAGAACGACCACCGAATATTTCGATAAATGTAAAGTGAGTTTCGTTCCATGGATGTAAGATATACAAATTTAAACTGGAAAGATGGCTGTTATTTCCACCACCAAACTCCTTGGGGACATCGGTGCGCA
This window harbors:
- a CDS encoding LysR substrate-binding domain-containing protein — protein: MHNAITIDALRALDAIVRKGSFAAAASSLYKVPSALTYTIKKLEEDIGTALFDRSKQRAHLTPAGKLVLEQGREILLATNRLVDSVQQLESGWEAEIRLSRDTVISPMPLFNLVNQFNQLEHSVNISLDVEAVGGGWDALHSRRADIVIGASGELPRGLFQTHKIGEVAFVFAVAPHHPLAFVDGVLDADLLTHYPAVVVADTSQILPIRDSGVFKSKQMIRVNTMEAKLAAQLQGLGIGFLPLHMAKPYIDRGELIQKPCSIPRQNQSLYIAWHKDQQGRAFEWFIEHLPKMDWGL